A stretch of Cryptosporangium aurantiacum DNA encodes these proteins:
- a CDS encoding Zn-ribbon domain-containing OB-fold protein: MTDQVPLAEGLFTWPSEDPALLGGLASDGTLVFPYRPYKLVGGVREELEKVELPRRGTLWTFTTQRFRPPSPPYAGDDDADSFEPFAVGYVELPGALRVEARLTEPDPAKLRIGQEMELRIVPFGTDATGNQTVLYAFAPVEEASDGTE; the protein is encoded by the coding sequence ATGACTGACCAGGTACCCCTCGCTGAGGGCCTCTTCACCTGGCCCTCCGAGGACCCCGCGCTGCTCGGCGGCCTGGCCTCGGACGGCACGCTGGTCTTTCCGTACCGTCCGTACAAGCTGGTCGGTGGCGTCCGCGAGGAGCTGGAGAAGGTCGAACTCCCGCGCCGGGGAACGCTGTGGACGTTCACCACCCAGCGCTTCCGGCCACCGTCCCCGCCCTACGCCGGAGACGACGACGCGGACTCCTTCGAGCCGTTCGCGGTGGGTTACGTCGAACTACCCGGTGCGCTGCGGGTGGAGGCCCGGCTGACCGAGCCGGACCCGGCCAAGCTGCGGATCGGCCAGGAGATGGAACTGCGGATCGTGCCGTTCGGCACCGATGCCACCGGCAACCAGACCGTTCTCTACGCGTTCGCCCCGGTCGAGGAGGCATCTGATGGCACCGAGTGA